In a single window of the Zea mays cultivar B73 chromosome 5, Zm-B73-REFERENCE-NAM-5.0, whole genome shotgun sequence genome:
- the LOC100283282 gene encoding adenine phosphoribosyltransferase 2, with amino-acid sequence MGEEASCNAASAMEAATNARPAKENGRAPAVAEVVAQEAAADPRLQGISDAIRVVPHFPKHGIMFNDITTLLLRPRVFKDAVDLFVERYRGMRIDAVAGIEARGFIFGPAVALAIGAKFIPLRKPRKLPGEVISEKYVLEYGTDCLEMHVGAIERPGERVLITDDLVATGGTLCAAIRLLERAEADVVECACLIGLPKFKDFYKLNGKPVYVLVESRESDK; translated from the exons ATGGGTGAAGAGGCCAGCTGCAACGCTGCCAGCGCGATGGAGGCCGCCACCAACGCCAGGCCGGCCAAGGAGAACGGACGCGCGCCGGCTGTGGCGGAGGTAGTGGCCCAGGAGGCGGCCGCTGACCCCCGGCTGCAGGGCATCTCCGACGCCATCCGCGTCGTGCCGCACTTCCCCAAGCACG GCATCATGTTCAACGACATCACCACGCTGCTGCTGCGCCCCAGGGTGTTCAAGGACGCCGTCGACCTGTTCGTCGAGCGCTACCGCGGGATGCGCATCGACGCCGTCGCCG GGATTGAGGCCAGGGGCTTCATATTTGGCCCGGCAGTCGCATTGGCTATTGGCGCCAAGTTCATACCTTTGCGCAAGCCTAGGAAGCTCCCCG GCGAGGTGATCTCCGAGAAATACGTTCTCGAGTACGGGACCGATTGCTTAGAGATGCATGTCGGAGCCATCGAACGACCTGGTGAGCGCGTGCTGATCACCGACGACTTGGTCGCGACGGGAGGGACGCTCTGTGCTGCAATCAGGCTTCTTG AACGTGCTGAAGCTGATGTGGTCGAGTGCGCATGCCTCATTGGCCTCCCAAAATTCAAG GATTTCTACAAGTTGAATGGAAAGCCCGTCTACGTGCTGGTTGAGTCCCGGGAATCAGATAAATAA